From a single Lytechinus variegatus isolate NC3 chromosome 9, Lvar_3.0, whole genome shotgun sequence genomic region:
- the LOC121421049 gene encoding solute carrier organic anion transporter family member 2A1-like, protein MAPENEENGVSVPIEEPNNEGKKTSDGSQLVVNGTGDEDGDHAYSCCSWKPGFLQFLASGRFFCVLLCMVVASDAFNSGTFGSAVTSLETRYKLPSSQLGFINSMYELASLVLVLFVVYYGGKPTSNRPLWIGLGSVVMGIGAVVALLPQFLFGAYVPLSDGSKGNSSTATCSAGSGNITDHCTKNEGDTDNGETHAAFVFIICGQIIVGLGWTPVMALGMSYIDDNVKTSTSAMHIGYVQSMFGFGRIAGFLIGGVTVRKWVDYYRDDPDNYGVGPQDPQWVGAWWLGLIIASVSYVISGIPMIGFPRSLPKNYDEAHDDFMGHSKRGRSTGSESAENAAKPRSRKKAAFKSIKDMPGKFWEVCKNPLYLIINMAFVTEFAAMIGLNIFFPKYLETEFGLTSSYANLITGAVLVPAAALGSIVGGVIVKKFKTKAEGSCKVALVLSIVAMFLLLITFGVGCRTIPTAGVTTKYPDQSAGTSLSRTSTCNVQCGCNNDIYSPVCGEDGITYVSACHAGCLQEFDNGTFGDCSCVDAEDGTYSAVDGTCGNNCKSLIPFLIISFLVVVISGAEEIPQTLIAMRCVNPDSKAIALGVRAIMMRLLGAIPAPLIYGAMIDTACRLWQTECGQQGSCYVYDLAAFRYAYLGVNFIFKVLTVLFYVIGWWLIRRQRMRNQQAGKLTNEEE, encoded by the exons ATGGCCCCCGAGAACGAAGAAAACGGGGTATCCGTCCCTATTGAGGAGCCGAACAACGAAGGCAAGAAAACAAGTGACGGCAGCCAGCTAGTCGTCAACGGAACGGGTGACGAAGACGGCGATCATGCATACTCTTGCTGCTCATGGAAGCCCGGTTTCCTCCAGTTCCTGGCTTCCGGTCGCTTCTTCTGCGTCCTGCTGTGCATGGTGGTCGCGTCGGATGCGTTTAATTCTGGGACATTCGGTAGCGCAGTGACGTCACTGGAGACGCGTTACAAGCTGCCATCATCTCAGCTTGGTTTCATCAACAGCATGTACGAGTTAGCGTCACTGGTCCTGGTCCTGTTTGTGGTCTACTATGGAGGGAAACCAACGAGCAACAGGCCGCTGTGGATTGGCCTCGGGAGTGTGGTGATGGGCATTGGAGCAGTGGTGGCGCTCTTACCACAGTTCTTATTCGGCGCTTatgt ACCTCTTAGTGATGGCTCGAAAGGCAACTCAAGTACCGCTACATGCTCGGCGGGCTCTGGCAATATCACTGACCATTGCACCAAGAATGAAGGGGACACAGATAACGGTGAAACCCATGCTGCTTTTGTCTTCATCATATGCGGGCAGATCATCGTCGGTCTCGGTTGGACGCCGGTGATGGCGCTAGGCATGTCTTACATAGATGATAACGTGAAAACCTCTACGTCCGCAATGCACATTG GATATGTTCAGAGTATGTTCGGTTTCGGCCGGATCGCCGGTTTCCTCATTGGCGGAGTGACGGTTCGCAAATGGGTTGATTACTACCGTGACGATCCGGATAATTATGGAGTCGGACCCCAAGATCCGCAGTGGGTGGGGGCTTGGTGGCTCG GTTTGATCATTGCCTCTGTCTCCTACGTCATATCCGGTATTCCCATGATCGGTTTTCCACGAAGTTTGCCGAAGAATTATGACGAGGCACACGATGACTTCATGGGTCACTCCAAACGAGGGAGGTCAACCGGAAGTGAAAGCGCTGAGAATGCCGCCAAGCCAAGGTCAAGGAAAAAGGCTGCTTTCAAAAGCATCAAGG ATATGCCGGGGAAGTTCTGGGAAGTCTGTAAGAATCCTCTGTACTTGATCATCAACATGGCTTTCGTGACCGAGTTCGCTGCCATGATTGGACTCAATATATTCTTTCCAAAATACCTAGAAACAGAGTTTGGACTGACGTCATCATATGCAAATCTCATTACAG GCGCTGTTCTCGTGCCGGCCGCTGCTCTTGGATCCATCGTTGGGGGCGTCATTGTCAAGAAATTCAAGACAAAAGCAGAGGGGTCTTGCAAGGTAGCCTTGGTTCTCAGCATAGTCGCTATGTTCCTGCTCCTAATCACGTTCGGTGTCGGTTGTCGAACCATTCCAACGGCTGGTGTAACGACTAAGTATCCCGACCAAAG CGCTGGTACGAGCTTGAGCCGAACTAGTACGTGTAATGTCCAGTGTGGATGcaataatgatatatattccCCTGTGTGTGGAGAGGATGGCATCACCTATGTGTCAGCATGCCACGCTGGTTGCCTACAAGAATTTGACAATGGG ACATTCGGCGATTGTTCATGTGTCGACGCTGAAGATGGTACCTATTCGGCAGTGGACGGTACCTGCGGGAACAACTGCAAGAGTCTTATTCCATTCCTCATCATCTCTTTCTTGGTTGTCGTCATATCCGGTGCGGAAGAGATCCCACAAACCCTCATTGCAATGAG ATGCGTGAATCCAGACTCTAAGGCCATCGCTCTCGGTGTCCGGGCCATCATGATGAGATTACTTG GCGCCATTCCAGCCCCGCTGATCTACGGCGCTATGATCGACACCGCGTGCAGATTGTGGCAAACGGAGTGCGGTCAGCAAGGGTCGTGTTACGTCTACGATCTAGCTGCGTTCCGTTACGCCTACCTCGGAGTCAACTTCATCTTCAAGGTTCTCACCGTGCTTTTCTACGTCATAGGGTGGTGGCTCATCAGGCGACAGCGCATGCGCAACCAACAGGCGGGAAAACTTACGAACGAGGAAGAGTAA
- the LOC121421516 gene encoding serum amyloid A-5 protein-like gives MNMSIIVIASLMSGLLVAPSTADWLSSEYYRNCPEHLLEDMREIEASGPQDGGGWFDRGLEAIQGAWDMLRAYSDMRESNFRNSDKYFHARGNYDAAQRGPGGEWAAGVISDARETWQGDVSGRGAEDTAADQEANEWGRNGGHPDRYRPPGLPDRY, from the exons ATGAACATGTCGATAATAGTGATTGCCTCTCTAATGTCAGGCCTTCTGGTGGCGCCATCTACAGCTGACTGGCTCAGTTCCGAGTACTACAGGAACTGTCCGGAACATCTGTTGGAAGACATGAGGGAAATCGAG GCCAGTGGTCCGCAGGATGGTGGTGGTTGGTTTGATCGCGGCTTGGAAGCCATTCAAGGAGCATGGGACATGCTTCGAGCTTACAG TGACATGCGTGAGTCCAACTTCCGCAATTCCGACAAGTACTTCCACGCACGAGGCAACTACGATGCCGCACAGCGAGGACCAGGAGGAGAGTGGGCAGCTGGAGTCATTAG CGACGCACGGGAAACATGGCAGGGTGACGTCAGCGGTCGTGGAGCCGAGGATACCGCAGCCGATCAGGAGGCTAACGAGTGGGGGCGTAATGGTGGACACCCCGACCGATATCGTCCACCCGGACTTCCTGATCGATACTAA